From the genome of Leguminivora glycinivorella isolate SPB_JAAS2020 chromosome Z, LegGlyc_1.1, whole genome shotgun sequence, one region includes:
- the LOC125240536 gene encoding uncharacterized protein LOC125240536, with protein MNTQTEEAPAVEEAVKDLENTFTPTGKALTQFLQRKRNGAKLTDILTHLKREFRNSGTDPLMQNMTTCLEAGTNYGFLERKGSRYCVSRNSRAAADDMSGRNEQKDEAQSQPSDRCRRRRRRRRCRRRRRRRRSCRCPRRR; from the coding sequence ATGAACACTCAGACGGAAGAGGCGCCCGCAGTCGAGGAGGCAGTGAAAGACCTGGAGAACACCTTCACGCCGACCGGTAAAGCGTTGACGCAGTTCCTGCAGCGGAAAAGAAATGGAGCAAAGCTGACGGACATACTGACGCATCTGAAGAGGGAGTTCCGTAACTCTGGTACGGACCCGCTGATGCAGAACATGACAACGTGCTTGGAGGCCGGGACTAACTACGGGTTTTTGGAGCGGAAAGGTTCGCGGTACTGCGTGAGTCGGAACTCTCGGGCGGCCGCGGACGACATGAGCGGGCGGAACGAACAGAAGGACGAGGCACAGTCGCAGCCTTCAGAccgctgccgccgccgccgccgccgccgccgctgccggcgCCGCCGACGCCGCCGCCGCTCATGCCGCTGCCCGAGGCGCCGCTGA